The genomic stretch GTAGAATGGCAAGTATGAAAAAACAAGCATGGGTTTAACATCAAACCTGGGGATTTGAGATATGCAAACCACAGGTAAAAAGAACTAGTAGTGGGAGTGGGTTAAGCCTCTGGTTCCGAGGAGCTCCATGACCGATGAGTGGAATGAAAAGGGTTGAGAGGATGCATCAAGGGTGGTGCGTGCATCGACACCGGGCGTCTATAGCAGCGCCTAGTGAGTCACTGATGGGCTGTTGTCCAGGCTTGGTGAGGGCATATGCCCAAACACGGTAATTGAGATGAAAGTAGTGGCTAAAACGGAAtcacctgggtgacatgaaatactggacagtgtgggcaagcacccaatagacgtgtctggcgactacagaGGCTGttttacactagtatgtctagtattttatgacacccgggtggAATGGAAGAAATGGACACGGTGTTGTGCATGGCGTAGTGGTGTCCGTAAGGCCTCAAAGACTCCGCTTGTAGTGGGGCAAAGTAGAGGATGATGGCAATGTCAAGTACCCCGCCAAAAGTTTTGCGGCAGAGAAGGCGCTGAGAGCCCGACCTTGGCGCACAAGTCGTTTCGGTTTGGTTTCAGCTTGTGAAGCAATCAGCCTGCTCACTTGAGACGGGAAAACTGTTTTGAACAGACAGCTAGATGAAAAGAAAGCTAATTCATGGCGATGACGAAGTGCTCAAAGACTCGCGTGAGGCAAGTGCTGCGGCTGTGGCGAGCCCATGGCGGGCGGTCAAGGAGGCTTTGGGGGAGTCAATGGGTCCATGGCCAATCAAGGCATGGCATTTTGCCGCGCTCGCTGTTTAAATCGTTCCAAGGTCGCAAAGTGAAGGAGTTTTCGACGCCCAACGGAGGCCTAGCGCCGAAAACTAGCACGGACCCACCCAGCCCTCCAGGTATATTAGCAACACTCGACCCCTCCATCTCTGAACTTTTCTCCTCGTCCAACTCATACCTTACACCGCGCGCTGTAAACCTGAGTACTCAAACACACTTCACCTCACCACACACAAACCAACAAACACAACACCGCCAATATGGGGTAAGTCATCTATCCCCGCTTCGAGCCTTCCGGTTCGCCATATCGCGCATCGGACCAGCTCCAGGCCGCCACTCACCCACTTCGAGACCACTCTTACTAATAATGTCTGCAGTAAGGAGAAGATGCACATCAACGTGGTCGTTATCGGCCACGTTGACTCCGGAAAGTCCACCACCACCGGCCGTAAGCCCTCCCTCTCCGACAGACTGCGGGGTCACACAACTTACAATGGGATACAGACTTGATTTACAAGTGCGGTGGTATTGACAAGCGTACCATCGAGAAGTTCGAGAAGGTACGGCATCACTTTTCTTTGATTTGGATAGTCGCAGTTGTGCGCTTCAGCCTCTTCACCCGCGTTCTTTTTTCGCCTTATCGCGATGAGGGGCATTTTTTGGGTGGTGGGGTTGTGCGGACTTTTACGCGCTAGCGCTAGTCCGCATGCGGCCCTCGCGAAGTGCAACACCATGACGCACATCCGATTTCCCAAATTCGGTCACAAGATGCTAACAAACCCCATAGGAAGCCGCCGAACTCGGCAAGGGTTCCTTCAAGTATGCATGGGTTCTTGACAAGTTGAAGGCTGAGCGTGAGCGTGGTATCACCATCGACATCGCTCTCTGGAAGTTTGAAACTCCTAAATACTACGTCACTGTTAGTAAGTACTTTCACCTTCTCCTCTTTCTCCTTCACCTTCTCCTTGTCCTCCTTCCCCTCCCACTGACACTCTACTTAGTTGACGCCCCCGGTCACCGTGATTTCATCAAGAACATGATCACTGGTACCTCCCAGGCTGACTGCGCTATTCTCATCATCGCTGCCGGTACTGGTGAGTTCGAGGCTGGTATCTCCAAAGATGGTCAGACTCGTGAGCACGCTCTGCTCGCCTACACCCTCGGTGTCAAGCAGctcatcgtcgccatcaACAAGATGGACACCACCAAGTGGTCCGAGGACCGTTACCAGGAGATCATCAAGGAGACCTCCAACTTCATCAAGAAGGTCGGATACAACCCCAAGCACGTTCCCTTCGTGCCCATCTCCGGTTTCAACGGTGACAACATGATTGAGGCCTCCCCTAACTGCCCCTGGTACAAGGGTTGGGAGAAGGAGACCAAGGCCAAGGCCACTGGTAAGACCCTCCTTGAGGCTATTGACGCCATCGACCCTCCCAGCCGTCCCACCGACAAGCCCCTCCGTCTTCCCCTCCAGGATGTTTACAAGATTGGTGGTATTGGCACGGTGCCCGTCGGTCGTGTCGAGACCGGTATCATCAAGGCCGGTATGGTCGTCACCTTCGCCCCCGCTGGTGTCACCACTGAAGTCAAGTCCGTCGAGATGCACCACGAGCAGCTTGTCGAAGGTGTTCCTGGTGACAACGTCGGCTTCAACGTCAAGAACGTCTCGGTCAAGGAGATCCGTCGTGGCAACGTTGCCGGTGACTCCAAGAACGACCCCCCCAAGGGTGCCGAGTCCTTCAACGCCCAGGTTATCGTCCTCAACCACCCTGGTCAGGTCGGTGCCGGTTACGCACCAGTCCTCGACTGCCACACTGCCCACATTGCTTGCAAGTTCTCTGAGCTCCTCGAGAAGATTGACCGCCGTACCGGAAAGTCCGTTGAGAACTCCCCCAAGTTCATCAAGTCCGGTGACGCTGCCATCGTCAAGATGGTTCCCTCCAAGCCCATGTGCGTTGAGGCTTTCACTGACTACCCTCCTCTCGGTCGTTTCGCTGTCCGTGACATGCGTCAGACCGTCGCTGTCGGTGTCATCAAGTCCGTCGTCAAGGCCGACAAGGCCGGTAAGGTCACCAAGGCCGCTCAGAAGGCTTCCAAGAAATAAGCGCTCTCTTTTCGGATTGCTTGTTTCTCTTCTTTCGTCCTTAGATACCTGGTTCTGGGGATGTGTGGTTGCTTCGGAAAAGCTGTGATGACTTTTGAAACGTGTCATGCATAACGGTCTGGGGTTCCTGGCGTCGTCCTTCCATAGTTTCCATAATGATCTGAATGAAAACATGGTGGGCAATAAACTATACATTCTCCTTGTGATGCCATTGGATGTTGATATGTTGGTGTATCTAGCTACCCCATATCTGCTTACCCTTTGCCCCTCTCGGCCGACGCCTCTGGTACATGTAGCGGTCACGCGGAGAGGTATGCGCTGGCGACAAGCCAACTGCCTCATCGCGCACCAACATCAACTTCATGCTCTGACTTTGTATAAAAGGAATGCTTCGTATCACGCTTCTTTCGTGGTCTTATTTTGTATGGTGCGCTTTCCCTGTTGTCCCATGAAGTCACCGCCTGTCCAGCAAAGGCAGAATGCCCCCATTGCAGGAAGTAGCATTTGCCTACAGAGATAGAACCTTTAGTTAGTCTTGATATGCAAGCGTTATAATCTGAACTTTGTATAGCGTCGGGGCTCTTCTTTTCCGTAATGCCGATGGTGTAGCCACAGGTGAAAGGTACTACTGATTTGATAAATGCATCTGCAGAATGCATTCAATCCAATCAAATCCTCCTATTCGTTTGAAAGCGATGCGGTAATCAATTCTTGCTACGTTGAACCTAATAAACTGAGAGATACTGTGGGTGGCGGATGGGTTGAATGGCCGACCCACTTTTCTGGCTTAGTTGGTGGCCGTTGCTTCCCAAACCAACCGTGGCATCGTTTTTCGACTTGTCATTCCATATCGCACGCAGACAATGTCAGCAGACCTGTTCGCAGAGTTTGGAGCCGATCCTCCTTCCAACCAACAGCAACACGCTACAGCTTCCGGAAAACTAAGTGGGCCTGCAGCGTCAGATTTCAGCTTCTTCAATGACATAAACACCTCAGCCCCGGCCGCACCACTACAACAACCCCGGTCAACGACTGACTTTCAAGGCTTGAGTTCCACTCCCATACAAGATTCGACAACTGATGATAACGATGAATGGGGCGATTTCGAAGGCGGATCATCATTCGAACCAAGCTCAGATGCCCATAATGACCCGTTCGCATTCACATCGTCACAAGCCTCACAACCTGCATCAAGCTTATGGAATAACGCGTCAACCACCCCAGAAGCTTTTTCGTTCCAGTCTTCATCCCAGCCAGTCGCTCAAACGTGGCAACATGCTCCAATTATAAAAGCCAAGAAGTCGGCGGATCCGAGCGTATTATTTGATGCAGAAGATGATTTTGATGACGAGTTCGGGGAATTTGAAGGCGAACAAAAAGTAAACGAGGCTGAGGCTGCATATAATGGACCCAGCGCGCCATCCTCAGCACTCGTGGATCTACTGGGTGACATGAGCATCTCGCAACCCAAGTCTCCCGTCACTAGCGGAAAAAACGAATTTGGTACACATGGACCTTTGAAGAGCACTGGTAATGCGAAGAAGAGCTTGAAATCTGGGTTCGGTGCTGCCTCCAAACCGAAACAATCATCAACTACACCAGTCGTACCGCAAGACGACGGTGGATGGGACGAATTCGACGACTGGGAAGCTTCTATACCCTCCAAACCATCAGCGAAACCTGAAGCTATACAAACTGCCGAGGCCAACCAAACGATTACTACACCGAACCCAATACTATCCCCAATCCCGAATGATCCACAACCAGGAGAGCTTCCGCCTACAAATGTACCACCGCCCGGTGTGCTGCTATCACTCTTCCCCCCTCTATTCACAGAAGCGCAAGAGAAACTATTCAAGCCCATGGCAGCACAGCCTCTACCGATGAGGAACAGGCTGATGGCGGAGCCGGCTACGATTGTCTATCTTCAAGGTTACCTAATGTTGGCAAATGTGGCAGCGCACATCATAGCCGGACGGAAGCTGCGTTGGAAGCGGGATCAGCATTTGTCGCAGGGCATGCGAATTGGCCCAGCGTCATCAAGAGCCACTTCTGGGATGAAGTTGACGGGTGTCGACAAGGGCGAGAACTTGAAAGAGGAGCGGGAGGTGTCTGACGTGGTCAGGAGTTGGAAAGAGCAAGTCGGACGACTGAGACATGTTGTGTCTGGTGTAAATCAAATCAAAGCCGGCACTTTGGACCGCGGGCCGGATCTACAGGACACGATGCCAGTCAAAACATTGAAGCAGTCTGAGGGTGGCATGCCGGCACGGCAACCTTGCATGCTGTGTGGGCTCAAACGAGAAGAAAGAGTGACTGCAGCGGACATGGCGACAGACGATAGCTTTGGCGAGTGGTGGATTGACCAGGTCAACATGCATCGAGGTGGGTAACGATTAGTGTGAGAGTGTCTCAACTGCATTCACTGATTGACCCATTAGGTTGCAGAAACTTTTGGAACGAGCATAAGGATAGTCTTCGACAACGCTGAGGACTGTGGGATTCCCCGCATCACCAGCTCTAGTACACGGGGTACGGCACACGGCGCTTTGAGGAGTGGCAACCCACCAATGACCTCGTCCGGGGGAAGCGGAGCCGGCACAAGCTCGCCAACGTCGACAACCTTGTACATGACGGAGGCAGGTCATTACGGGGTCCATTGAACAAAAGTTGAGAAAACAAGCCAGTCACGTTTACCGGTACATGCATGGGCGGCGCATGAAAGGGCTGGTGCGGGTATGTAGACAAACTTTAGTCTTGGGGGCACATGTCACGGGGGCTTGTCGGCGCACAAAGGCAGCTCTGGCAGCGGAAGCTTGTCTAGCAGGAATGCCGGGTTACCATGGGCAATGATTTTGGTTGAATATAAAGTCGCATGGTGTAGCATGAAGCAGGGCAGTAGGAAATGGATAGATTGTGCGACGTGGCTAGGTGTTGTCATGTGAAAGTGTAGCCTCTGTCGGGACGGCCCTACGAGATCTGAGAAGCGGCCCACAGGCGCATCGTCTGTGCACTTTTCGCGGGGCGGCCAAGGACGTGGGCAGTGGGCGCCATGCAAGTCACGCCGTTGCCGTCTCAAGTGGCAT from Pyrenophora tritici-repentis strain M4 chromosome 1, whole genome shotgun sequence encodes the following:
- a CDS encoding translation elongation factor EF-1 alpha, whose amino-acid sequence is MITGTSQADCAILIIAAGTGEFEAGISKDGQTREHALLAYTLGVKQLIVAINKMDTTKWSEDRYQEIIKETSNFIKKVGYNPKHVPFVPISGFNGDNMIEASPNCPWYKGWEKETKAKATGKTLLEAIDAIDPPSRPTDKPLRLPLQDVYKIGGIGTVPVGRVETGIIKAGMVVTFAPAGVTTEVKSVEMHHEQLVEGVPGDNVGFNVKNVSVKEIRRGNVAGDSKNDPPKGAESFNAQVIVLNHPGQVGAGYAPVLDCHTAHIACKFSELLEKIDRRTGKSVENSPKFIKSGDAAIVKMVPSKPMCVEAFTDYPPLGRFAVRDMRQTVAVGVIKSVVKADKAGKVTKAAQKASKK